The Bacillus vallismortis genome window below encodes:
- a CDS encoding DUF5655 domain-containing protein: MYLYKVNNQNQIEDIREKPFKKEKEIQDLCEANLQQMLGLRFVKSEFRISHFRIDTLAFDDETNAFVIIEYKNTKNFSVVDQGYAYLAAMLNHKADFILEYNENHDRPLKRDDVDWSQSKVIFISPVFTVYQKQSIHFKDLPIELWEMKRYENDLIHMNQMKADGVSESIKTISRQSETIQEVSKEIKVFSEEDHLADKPFDTTELYQQLKEFILNLDDHISIKSTKIYIAFTSNKRNFVDISLLKSGLKVWVNMKKGELHDPEKRMRDVSETGHWGNGDYEIFIKDDENIEYIMGLIKQSYEKNK; this comes from the coding sequence ATGTATCTCTATAAAGTAAACAATCAAAACCAAATCGAAGATATTCGTGAGAAACCGTTTAAAAAAGAAAAAGAGATTCAGGATTTATGTGAAGCCAATCTTCAGCAGATGTTGGGTCTTAGGTTTGTGAAATCGGAATTCAGGATCAGCCATTTCCGCATTGATACGTTGGCGTTTGATGATGAGACGAACGCTTTTGTGATTATCGAGTATAAAAATACGAAGAACTTTAGTGTTGTCGACCAGGGGTATGCTTATTTAGCGGCGATGCTTAATCATAAAGCTGATTTTATTCTTGAATACAATGAGAATCATGATCGTCCGTTAAAGCGGGATGATGTGGACTGGTCGCAGTCGAAGGTCATTTTTATTTCCCCTGTTTTTACGGTGTATCAAAAGCAATCCATCCATTTTAAAGATCTGCCAATTGAATTGTGGGAGATGAAAAGATACGAAAATGATCTGATTCATATGAACCAAATGAAAGCGGATGGCGTATCCGAGTCGATTAAGACCATTTCGCGGCAAAGTGAGACCATTCAAGAGGTCAGTAAAGAAATTAAAGTGTTTTCTGAAGAGGATCACCTTGCAGATAAGCCGTTTGACACCACAGAGCTTTATCAGCAGCTAAAGGAGTTCATTTTAAATTTGGATGATCATATTTCAATCAAATCGACGAAGATTTATATCGCGTTTACGTCAAATAAGCGGAACTTCGTGGATATTTCTCTTTTAAAAAGCGGGCTTAAGGTGTGGGTGAATATGAAAAAGGGAGAATTGCACGATCCGGAAAAGAGAATGCGCGATGTTTCTGAGACCGGCCACTGGGGAAATGGCGACTATGAAATTTTTATAAAAGACGACGAAAACATTGAATATATCATGGGATTGATCAAGCAATCCTATGAGAAAAATAAGTGA
- a CDS encoding DUF4396 domain-containing protein: protein MSTLDVIAYTAILLGVLSFFTILADVVRYPQKMKIMSVVWPIQGLYLGPFAIWFYWTMGRQTKNQKHSQMNTNHGEHFHHSTHKEMNHQSHGHGNKPFYQSVFVSTSHCSSGCAIGDLIGAPLVFLTGLAIAGSTLFADYVVEFILAYLFGIFFQVFSIVPMNKGMGWGKGFVAAIKADTLSLIAFEIGMFGWMAIVHYGIFASNAPEPNDPVFWFMMQIAMILGTATSYPANWFLVKKGVKHAM, encoded by the coding sequence ATGAGTACACTCGATGTGATAGCTTATACCGCGATACTTTTAGGAGTTTTATCTTTTTTCACTATACTCGCAGATGTGGTTAGATACCCGCAAAAGATGAAAATTATGAGTGTGGTTTGGCCAATACAAGGACTCTATTTAGGGCCATTTGCGATTTGGTTTTATTGGACGATGGGACGTCAAACGAAAAACCAAAAACATTCACAAATGAATACGAATCACGGGGAACATTTTCATCATAGCACTCATAAGGAAATGAATCATCAAAGTCACGGGCACGGTAATAAGCCCTTCTATCAAAGCGTTTTTGTTTCTACAAGCCATTGTTCCAGCGGATGTGCTATCGGGGATCTTATTGGCGCACCTTTGGTTTTTCTAACAGGTCTTGCGATTGCGGGATCAACTTTATTTGCGGATTATGTCGTTGAATTCATTCTCGCATACCTATTCGGGATATTTTTCCAAGTCTTTTCTATTGTTCCAATGAATAAAGGAATGGGCTGGGGAAAAGGTTTTGTGGCTGCCATTAAAGCAGACACGTTATCCTTAATAGCCTTTGAAATCGGCATGTTCGGTTGGATGGCAATTGTTCATTACGGAATTTTTGCCTCTAATGCGCCTGAACCTAACGATCCCGTATTTTGGTTCATGATGCAAATCGCCATGATCTTAGGAACAGCAACAAGCTATCCCGCAAACTGGTTCCTTGTTAAAAAAGGCGTTAAACATGCAATGTAG
- a CDS encoding four-helix bundle copper-binding protein: protein MAYEQYQSLVETLHDCMVACNHCYDACLKEENENMMADCIRLDRECADICAYVAQAIVRGTPFVSELTQACAAICEACGNECKKHDKEHCQDCAEACFSCAEACKQAV, encoded by the coding sequence ATGGCATATGAACAATATCAATCATTAGTTGAGACGCTGCACGACTGCATGGTGGCATGCAACCATTGCTATGATGCCTGTTTAAAAGAAGAAAATGAAAATATGATGGCGGATTGCATTCGGCTGGACCGGGAATGTGCTGATATTTGTGCGTATGTTGCGCAAGCGATTGTAAGAGGCACGCCGTTTGTTTCTGAGCTGACACAGGCTTGTGCGGCGATTTGTGAGGCTTGCGGAAATGAATGCAAAAAGCATGACAAAGAGCATTGCCAGGATTGCGCCGAGGCTTGTTTTTCCTGTGCCGAGGCTTGTAAACAGGCGGTTTAA
- a CDS encoding DUF421 domain-containing protein yields the protein MPIPQLIIRLIIAFITLLVLTRLMGRKEIAQLTFFNFVSAISIGTIGASLAIDSTLNIRNGFIALFAWSAFTIIVGFLDIKFPAFRFAVEGQPVILIRKGKIMDKQLRSVRLDLDALQTLLRKKNIFSLADVDYAIFETDGSLSVLKKQAKQNVTKKDMNVQGENAKVSHPASVIADGKVREDNLKKLNLNKQWLMDQLKESGIQHPKEVFYAEVQTDGTLYIDKKENSPSE from the coding sequence ATGCCTATTCCTCAACTGATCATTAGACTGATCATCGCCTTTATCACCTTGTTGGTGTTAACGAGACTGATGGGCAGAAAAGAAATCGCCCAGCTGACCTTTTTTAACTTTGTTTCAGCCATTTCCATTGGAACCATCGGAGCCTCGCTTGCCATTGACTCCACCCTCAACATCAGAAATGGATTCATCGCCCTGTTTGCCTGGAGTGCTTTTACAATCATCGTCGGATTTCTGGATATTAAGTTCCCCGCTTTTCGGTTTGCTGTTGAAGGGCAGCCGGTCATCTTAATAAGAAAAGGTAAAATAATGGATAAGCAGTTAAGAAGCGTCCGTCTTGATCTCGATGCTTTACAAACCTTACTGCGCAAAAAAAATATATTTTCCTTAGCCGATGTCGATTATGCCATTTTTGAAACGGACGGCAGTTTATCCGTCCTGAAAAAGCAAGCAAAACAAAACGTGACGAAAAAGGATATGAACGTTCAAGGAGAAAATGCGAAGGTTTCCCATCCCGCTTCAGTCATAGCCGATGGGAAAGTGAGAGAAGACAACTTGAAAAAATTGAATCTGAACAAACAATGGCTGATGGACCAGCTAAAAGAATCTGGCATCCAACATCCTAAAGAAGTATTTTACGCAGAAGTTCAAACAGACGGCACTCTGTATATTGATAAAAAAGAAAATTCTCCATCTGAATAA
- a CDS encoding spore coat protein yields MKLPAADLGIMAEHLSTHEGVISKLKAYGSTVRHRDLRDLLHLHANLLRTHVTAMLALINPDQTSEVYLPEMPHVHFHQHSGALSAAEKDIALEARSTAKLMGSDNFNSALMMKHPNVRNIHLQMSFQNAALQMLYTRLIRRGNGEFVPMASEQMQRLTLQHYQHVGNE; encoded by the coding sequence ATGAAACTTCCTGCCGCGGATCTGGGGATAATGGCAGAGCATTTGAGCACCCATGAAGGTGTGATTTCTAAGCTGAAAGCATACGGATCTACTGTTCGGCATCGCGATTTGAGGGATTTGCTCCACCTGCATGCGAATCTTTTAAGAACTCATGTCACGGCGATGCTGGCACTGATCAATCCGGATCAAACGAGTGAGGTGTATTTGCCTGAAATGCCGCACGTTCATTTTCACCAGCATTCAGGAGCTCTTTCGGCTGCTGAAAAAGATATCGCTCTGGAGGCTAGGTCGACCGCAAAACTCATGGGAAGCGATAATTTTAATTCGGCATTAATGATGAAACATCCTAACGTGAGGAATATTCATCTTCAAATGTCTTTCCAAAATGCCGCGCTGCAAATGCTGTATACCCGTCTGATCAGAAGAGGAAATGGTGAATTTGTTCCGATGGCCAGTGAACAAATGCAGCGGCTGACGCTGCAGCACTATCAGCATGTCGGGAATGAGTGA
- a CDS encoding alpha/beta fold hydrolase produces MNVIPQLAKQYIVIAPDMLGIQKVNVVGHDLGGGVAQILAVQYPDRVESFVVIDDVTFSNWPLPKVVSLRYPTAPEFEPSPYFIERMIREGVFHQQMVTPEILQAFIAPFDHENGPRELQEASLALEHHQTEDVVPGLQGVRVPATFLYGQYDRYLPPYWGFKLQETVLNSTFKVLPECSHYSMLDNPLLVSQEIAAHMNQMNG; encoded by the coding sequence ATGAATGTGATTCCGCAGCTGGCAAAGCAGTACATTGTTATTGCTCCTGATATGCTTGGCATTCAGAAAGTAAACGTTGTCGGGCATGATCTGGGCGGAGGAGTCGCTCAAATATTAGCTGTCCAGTATCCGGATCGGGTAGAGAGTTTTGTTGTCATTGATGACGTGACCTTCAGCAACTGGCCGCTGCCTAAAGTTGTATCGCTGCGGTATCCGACAGCGCCTGAGTTTGAGCCGTCTCCATATTTCATTGAGCGGATGATCAGGGAAGGGGTCTTTCATCAGCAGATGGTTACCCCTGAGATTCTTCAAGCATTTATCGCGCCGTTTGACCATGAAAACGGACCAAGGGAGTTACAGGAAGCTTCCCTCGCGCTTGAACATCATCAAACAGAAGATGTGGTTCCCGGGCTTCAGGGAGTGCGCGTACCGGCCACGTTTTTATATGGACAATATGATCGGTACCTTCCTCCATACTGGGGATTCAAGCTGCAGGAAACGGTCCTGAATTCCACGTTTAAAGTGCTTCCGGAATGCAGCCATTATTCCATGCTGGACAATCCTTTATTGGTGTCTCAAGAGATTGCGGCCCATATGAATCAAATGAATGGATAA
- a CDS encoding tetratricopeptide repeat protein, with translation MSQAIPSSRVGVKINEWYKMIRQFSVPDAEILKAEVEQDIQQMEEDQDLLIYYSLMCFRHQLMLDYLEPGQTYGNRPTVTELRKTIETPQKKLTGLLKYYSLFFRGMYEFDQKEYVEAIGFYREAENELPFVSDEIEKAEFHFKVAEAYYHMKQTHVSMHHILQALDIYQKHPLYSVRTIQSLFVIAGNYDDFKHYDRALPHLEAALVLAMDIQNDRFIAISLLNIANSYDRSGDYHMAVEHYQKAAKVSRKTVPDLLPKVLLGLSWTRCKAGRKQEAFQSIEEGLAHITTYPQRTSYKFYKELYTFLQAVYKEAVDESKIYDLLNFFEKKNLHAYIEACARSAAAVFESRCHFEHAAAFYRKVLKAQEDIQKGECLYAY, from the coding sequence TTGAGTCAAGCCATACCGTCTTCGCGTGTTGGTGTTAAGATTAATGAATGGTACAAGATGATTCGTCAATTTAGTGTTCCGGATGCTGAGATTCTCAAAGCGGAGGTGGAGCAGGACATTCAGCAGATGGAAGAGGATCAGGATTTGCTGATCTATTATTCTCTCATGTGTTTTCGGCACCAGCTGATGCTGGATTATTTAGAGCCGGGACAAACATACGGGAATCGCCCTACAGTGACAGAGCTTCGGAAAACGATTGAAACTCCTCAGAAAAAACTCACAGGCCTTTTGAAATACTACTCTTTGTTTTTCCGCGGCATGTATGAATTTGATCAGAAAGAATATGTGGAAGCGATCGGGTTTTATCGCGAGGCGGAGAACGAGCTGCCGTTTGTGTCAGATGAAATCGAGAAAGCGGAATTCCATTTTAAAGTGGCGGAAGCGTATTACCATATGAAGCAAACGCATGTGTCGATGCATCATATCCTTCAAGCTTTAGACATTTATCAAAAACATCCTCTATACAGTGTTAGAACCATACAAAGCTTGTTTGTGATCGCCGGAAACTATGATGACTTCAAGCATTATGACAGAGCGCTCCCGCATTTAGAAGCGGCGTTGGTATTAGCAATGGACATCCAAAACGACCGGTTTATCGCCATTTCTTTGTTGAACATCGCGAACAGCTATGACAGATCAGGAGACTATCATATGGCGGTAGAACACTATCAAAAAGCGGCGAAAGTAAGCAGGAAAACGGTACCTGATCTGCTTCCGAAAGTCTTGTTAGGTTTAAGCTGGACACGATGTAAAGCTGGCCGGAAACAAGAGGCGTTTCAGTCAATAGAAGAAGGATTAGCACATATTACAACATATCCGCAACGGACGTCTTATAAATTCTATAAAGAATTATATACGTTCTTGCAGGCCGTGTACAAAGAGGCTGTTGACGAAAGCAAAATTTATGATCTTTTAAACTTTTTTGAAAAAAAGAACCTGCACGCTTACATTGAAGCATGTGCCCGAAGTGCTGCCGCTGTTTTTGAGAGCCGCTGTCATTTTGAACACGCTGCCGCGTTTTATCGAAAAGTGCTGAAAGCCCAAGAAGATATTCAAAAAGGAGAGTGTTTATATGCTTATTAA
- a CDS encoding phosphatase RapH inhibitor: protein MLIKKKVMMCLAVTLICGSISVPFLTKSGDFKESTDRNTTYIDHSPHNSIADQEKKALS from the coding sequence ATGCTTATTAAGAAAAAAGTGATGATGTGCCTTGCTGTTACCCTGATTTGCGGAAGCATTTCGGTTCCTTTCCTGACAAAGTCCGGCGATTTTAAGGAATCAACGGATCGAAACACGACGTATATCGATCATTCCCCTCACAATAGTATTGCTGATCAGGAGAAGAAAGCCCTTAGCTAG
- a CDS encoding YebC/PmpR family DNA-binding transcriptional regulator, with amino-acid sequence MGRKWNNIKEKKASKDANTSRIYAKFGREIYVAAKQGEPDPESNQALKVVLERAKTYSVPKNIIERAIEKAKGGAEENFDELRYEGFGPNGSMIIVDALTNNVNRTAPEVRAAFGKNGGNMGVSGSVAYMFDATAVIGVDGKTADEALEILMEADVDVRDILEEDESVIVYAEPDQFHAVQEAFKNAGVEEFTVAELTMLAQSEVTLPDDAKEQFEKLIDVLEDLEDVQQVYHNVDLGE; translated from the coding sequence ATGGGCCGTAAGTGGAACAATATTAAAGAGAAGAAGGCGTCTAAAGACGCGAATACGAGCCGGATTTATGCCAAGTTTGGCCGTGAGATTTATGTGGCGGCCAAGCAGGGCGAGCCTGATCCGGAATCCAATCAGGCGCTGAAGGTTGTGCTTGAGCGCGCGAAGACGTACAGCGTGCCGAAAAATATCATTGAGCGTGCGATTGAGAAAGCGAAGGGCGGAGCGGAAGAGAATTTCGATGAGCTTCGTTATGAGGGCTTCGGACCGAACGGATCAATGATCATCGTTGATGCACTGACGAATAATGTAAACCGTACGGCGCCGGAAGTGCGTGCGGCGTTCGGGAAAAACGGCGGAAATATGGGTGTAAGCGGATCTGTCGCTTACATGTTTGACGCGACAGCAGTTATCGGTGTGGATGGCAAAACAGCTGACGAAGCGCTTGAAATTCTGATGGAAGCCGATGTCGATGTCCGTGACATTTTAGAAGAAGATGAGAGCGTCATCGTATATGCAGAACCGGATCAATTCCATGCGGTGCAGGAAGCGTTTAAAAACGCGGGCGTTGAGGAATTTACTGTTGCCGAGCTGACGATGCTTGCGCAAAGTGAAGTGACGCTTCCGGATGATGCGAAGGAACAATTTGAAAAATTGATTGATGTATTAGAGGATTTGGAAGATGTTCAGCAGGTGTACCACAACGTTGATTTAGGTGAATGA
- a CDS encoding spore coat protein, producing the protein MQDGGYPGYGMQSGGYPGYGMQDGGYPGYGMQSGGYPGYGMQSGGYPGYGMQSGGYPGYGMQSGGYPGYGMQSGGYPGYGMQSGGYPGYGMQDGGYPGSVSSPSYGMYHENDGNPHHQEDNPHHHEGKDNHHHMGHWGKDCYK; encoded by the coding sequence ATGCAAGACGGAGGCTACCCGGGCTACGGCATGCAAAGTGGAGGCTACCCGGGCTACGGCATGCAAGACGGAGGCTACCCGGGCTACGGCATGCAAAGCGGAGGCTACCCCGGCTACGGCATGCAAAGTGGAGGCTACCCCGGCTACGGCATGCAAAGTGGAGGCTACCCGGGCTACGGTATGCAAAGTGGAGGCTACCCGGGCTACGGCATGCAAAGTGGAGGCTACCCGGGCTACGGCATGCAAAGCGGAGGCTACCCGGGCTACGGCATGCAAGACGGAGGCTATCCGGGATCTGTAAGTTCTCCGAGCTACGGCATGTACCATGAGAATGATGGGAATCCACATCATCAAGAGGATAATCCCCATCATCATGAAGGAAAAGATAATCACCACCATATGGGCCACTGGGGAAAAGACTGCTATAAATAA
- the cotJA gene encoding spore coat-associated protein CotJA, with protein MKDMQPFTPVKSYTPFHSRFDPCPPIGKKYYRTPPNLYMTFQPEHMEQFSPMEALRKGTLWKDLYDFYENPYRGGDAHGKKG; from the coding sequence ATGAAGGATATGCAGCCGTTTACGCCTGTTAAATCATACACGCCCTTTCACAGCCGTTTTGATCCCTGTCCGCCCATAGGGAAGAAATATTACAGAACGCCGCCTAATCTCTATATGACCTTTCAGCCTGAGCATATGGAGCAGTTTTCGCCGATGGAGGCTTTAAGGAAAGGCACCCTTTGGAAGGATCTCTATGATTTTTATGAAAACCCTTATCGAGGGGGAGACGCACATGGCAAAAAAGGTTGA
- the cotJB gene encoding spore coat protein CotJB produces MAKKVDAEYYRQLEQIQAADFVLVELSLYLDTHPHDEDALKQFNQYSGYSRHLKRKFESSYGPLLQYGNSPAGEDWDWNQGPWPWQV; encoded by the coding sequence ATGGCAAAAAAGGTTGATGCCGAGTATTACCGTCAGCTTGAGCAAATTCAAGCCGCGGATTTTGTGCTTGTTGAGCTGAGCCTTTATTTAGATACACATCCTCACGATGAAGATGCGCTGAAGCAATTCAATCAATATTCCGGCTATTCAAGGCACTTAAAAAGAAAGTTCGAATCCTCTTACGGACCGCTTTTGCAGTACGGCAACAGCCCCGCGGGCGAGGATTGGGATTGGAATCAAGGGCCTTGGCCGTGGCAAGTATAA
- the cotJC gene encoding spore coat protein CotJC, whose amino-acid sequence MWVYEKKLQYPVKVSTCNPTLAKYLIEQYGGADGELAAALRYLNQRYTIPDKVIGLLTDIGTEEFAHLEMIATMVYKLTKDATPEQLREAGLGEHYVNHDSALFYHNAAGVPFTATYIQAKGDPIADLYEDIAAEEKARATYQWLIDISDDPDLNDSLRFLREREIVHSMRFREAVEILKEERDKKKFF is encoded by the coding sequence ATGTGGGTGTATGAAAAGAAGCTGCAATACCCTGTTAAGGTCAGTACGTGCAATCCGACGCTGGCGAAATATTTGATTGAGCAGTATGGCGGAGCGGACGGCGAGCTGGCCGCGGCTCTCCGTTATTTGAACCAGCGGTATACGATTCCTGATAAAGTCATCGGCCTTTTAACGGATATCGGCACGGAGGAGTTTGCCCATTTGGAAATGATCGCGACCATGGTGTATAAGTTAACTAAAGACGCCACGCCGGAGCAGCTGCGTGAAGCGGGGCTTGGCGAACATTACGTGAATCATGACAGCGCGCTGTTTTATCATAATGCGGCGGGTGTGCCGTTTACAGCGACTTATATTCAGGCGAAGGGCGATCCGATTGCCGATTTATATGAAGACATTGCGGCAGAAGAAAAAGCGCGGGCGACGTATCAATGGCTGATAGATATCTCCGATGATCCTGATTTGAATGATTCCCTGCGTTTTTTGCGTGAGCGTGAAATTGTGCATTCCATGCGCTTCAGAGAAGCGGTTGAAATTTTAAAAGAAGAGCGGGATAAAAAGAAGTTTTTCTAA
- a CDS encoding GNAT family N-acetyltransferase encodes MSSFKITNETLADGICACPAVYEDAESITGLLVRTAEWLRDRGSNQWSGLLEGQDTHDIMGSIENGHVFVFKKGEELAAVVMLLPEPSEWDQTLWGDDGHGASIYLHRLAVSRRFAGQGLGARVLHWAETAIYYPGKTRIRLDCVADNDALHSFYRRMGYEFMGADASGYHLFEKELAAE; translated from the coding sequence ATGTCATCTTTTAAGATTACGAATGAAACACTAGCTGATGGAATTTGCGCGTGTCCGGCCGTGTATGAGGATGCAGAATCGATTACCGGGCTGCTCGTCCGAACAGCTGAATGGCTCCGGGATCGGGGCTCTAACCAATGGAGCGGACTGCTGGAAGGGCAAGATACACACGATATCATGGGTTCAATTGAAAATGGACATGTGTTTGTGTTTAAAAAAGGTGAAGAGCTTGCGGCTGTCGTGATGCTGCTGCCGGAACCGAGCGAGTGGGATCAGACGCTTTGGGGAGACGATGGGCATGGGGCGTCCATTTATTTGCATCGTCTGGCGGTCAGCCGCCGGTTTGCGGGACAAGGACTTGGGGCGCGCGTTCTTCATTGGGCGGAGACGGCTATTTACTATCCGGGGAAAACACGGATTCGGCTTGACTGTGTCGCTGATAATGACGCCTTACACTCGTTTTATCGGCGTATGGGATATGAGTTCATGGGTGCTGATGCATCCGGTTATCATTTATTTGAGAAAGAGCTTGCGGCAGAATAA
- a CDS encoding YesK-like family protein, with translation MSFSKKGGHGMGSLVFVIGIVTACLFASVSVFVRGKLPDKRWPEWILAGLIVLGVLAIWYSLVYVRGWEGAALGMLGFQVICGAIAGYLIEKAIQRYRKR, from the coding sequence TTGTCTTTTTCTAAAAAGGGGGGACATGGGATGGGGTCACTTGTTTTTGTGATAGGGATCGTAACGGCTTGTCTGTTCGCTAGCGTATCCGTTTTTGTACGGGGGAAGCTTCCTGACAAAAGGTGGCCGGAATGGATATTGGCCGGGCTGATTGTCCTTGGTGTGCTTGCCATCTGGTACAGCCTCGTGTATGTACGCGGCTGGGAGGGGGCTGCGCTCGGCATGCTTGGATTTCAGGTCATTTGCGGAGCTATTGCTGGATATTTGATCGAAAAGGCCATTCAGCGATACAGGAAAAGATAA
- a CDS encoding YesL family protein — MLMIHSVTNGLNRFCTWVMRLAYLNVLWLLFSLAGLVVFGLLPATAAMFSVAREWAKGNTDAPVFSVFFRAFQKEWRASQLLGLMLVTAGLFLFADMRIAAQMNQPVLVNVFLSISLIFAFVVLYVFPVFSHFDVKIREVLSISFLIAFSRPAVTLMMAAGAVGVLFLVLFHVVFLLFFSGSLLSLILTKLSFKAFRSMDQRQEKEKAA, encoded by the coding sequence ATGTTAATGATACACAGTGTGACGAATGGGCTGAATCGTTTTTGTACGTGGGTGATGAGACTAGCTTATTTGAATGTGCTTTGGCTCTTGTTTTCTCTTGCGGGTCTGGTTGTGTTTGGGCTGTTGCCCGCTACCGCCGCGATGTTTTCAGTGGCGAGAGAATGGGCGAAGGGGAACACGGATGCACCGGTGTTTTCTGTCTTTTTTCGGGCGTTTCAAAAGGAGTGGAGGGCATCGCAGCTTCTCGGGCTCATGCTTGTGACGGCCGGCCTGTTTCTGTTTGCGGATATGCGGATTGCGGCTCAGATGAATCAGCCTGTGCTCGTCAATGTGTTCCTGAGCATCAGCTTGATTTTCGCGTTTGTTGTGCTGTACGTGTTTCCGGTGTTTTCTCATTTTGATGTGAAAATCAGGGAAGTGCTGAGCATCAGTTTTTTGATTGCCTTCAGCCGTCCGGCGGTGACGCTCATGATGGCGGCGGGCGCTGTCGGTGTGTTGTTTCTCGTGCTTTTTCATGTTGTGTTTCTGCTGTTTTTCAGCGGGAGTTTACTTAGCCTGATCTTAACGAAGCTATCCTTTAAAGCGTTTCGGTCAATGGATCAGCGTCAGGAAAAAGAAAAGGCGGCATGA